The following are encoded together in the Candidatus Methylomirabilis oxygeniifera genome:
- a CDS encoding conserved hypothetical protein (Evidence 4 : Homologs of previously reported genes of unknown function): MSTPTIDIEKLSSEERLRLIEDLWESLRTRPDAVPLTRAQQDELDRRLDELDRGETETVPWEEVKRRLRDRPE; encoded by the coding sequence ATGAGTACGCCAACCATCGACATTGAGAAGCTCTCCTCCGAGGAACGCCTTCGCCTTATTGAGGACCTGTGGGAGAGCCTTCGCACGAGACCGGACGCGGTCCCGCTGACCCGCGCGCAGCAGGACGAACTCGATCGCCGTCTTGATGAACTCGACCGGGGCGAAACCGAAACGGTCCCTTGGGAAGAGGTCAAGCGACGGCTCCGTGATCGGCCCGAGTGA
- a CDS encoding conserved protein of unknown function (Evidence 4 : Homologs of previously reported genes of unknown function), which produces MKKIVAEPYRDIDFSRAKRGAVIKPEPGKTKISIRLDNAILDYFRSLADEAGGGSYQTLINNALSAYIQQ; this is translated from the coding sequence ATGAAAAAAATCGTTGCTGAACCGTATCGCGATATCGATTTCTCCCGTGCCAAGCGAGGCGCAGTCATCAAGCCGGAGCCTGGCAAGACCAAGATTTCTATCCGGCTCGACAATGCCATCCTCGACTATTTTCGCTCACTGGCTGACGAGGCGGGTGGCGGGAGTTATCAGACACTGATCAACAACGCCCTGTCCGCGTATATCCAGCAGTAA
- a CDS encoding protein of unknown function (Evidence 5 : No homology to any previously reported sequences): protein MAAQHHVHPTASRYVLAAYALRSLISGTPCCMLHFGIEWESVWYPNILGRKFGEEIGAACGVTPAKLVPAGFRRGAGIQNFSYSLDSGSRPLRGPRPDRGRNDVGISATNFRNGSSGLSVGKDPNLRNESRSRS, encoded by the coding sequence ATGGCAGCCCAACATCACGTGCATCCGACCGCTTCGCGCTATGTGCTCGCGGCTTATGCGCTGCGTTCGCTGATTTCGGGGACACCATGCTGTATGCTTCACTTCGGGATTGAGTGGGAATCGGTATGGTATCCTAATATCCTGGGTCGGAAGTTCGGCGAAGAAATAGGCGCCGCATGTGGTGTCACTCCCGCGAAGCTTGTCCCCGCGGGCTTTAGGCGGGGAGCGGGAATCCAGAACTTCTCTTACTCGCTGGATTCCGGCTCGCGCCCGCTACGCGGCCCCCGACCTGATCGGGGGCGGAATGACGTCGGAATATCTGCAACGAATTTCAGAAATGGCTCTTCCGGATTGAGTGTGGGTAAAGATCCAAACCTCCGCAATGAAAGTAGATCGCGGTCTTGA
- a CDS encoding protein of unknown function (Evidence 5 : No homology to any previously reported sequences) — protein sequence MEFPAISQACQRNFNKAYSGKGRHSGRPNPNRADQRKIPRVRPRLRTPLPSRFRTMEGVGTGDEGVVGSETKCPVRYLAYVALARRPVDRRVKSRPAFGRTSSSLTTRRTASRTDYCWIYADRALLISV from the coding sequence TTGGAGTTTCCTGCGATTTCACAGGCTTGTCAACGGAATTTCAACAAGGCCTATAGCGGCAAAGGCCGCCACAGCGGTCGGCCTAATCCTAATAGGGCCGACCAACGTAAGATTCCGCGGGTGCGTCCAAGGCTGCGAACCCCTCTGCCGTCTCGGTTTAGGACAATGGAGGGAGTCGGAACAGGTGACGAGGGCGTTGTCGGCAGTGAAACGAAGTGCCCGGTGCGTTACCTGGCTTACGTCGCGCTCGCGCGGCGTCCTGTCGACCGTCGAGTTAAATCACGCCCCGCTTTCGGGAGAACGAGTTCCTCCCTGACAACCCGTCGAACCGCCTCCAGGACCGATTACTGCTGGATATACGCGGACAGGGCGTTGTTGATCAGTGTCTGA
- a CDS encoding protein of unknown function (Evidence 5 : No homology to any previously reported sequences) has protein sequence MSRPPTSGTNRNVRASATSSSLPWIPPSHLFLRSQRLTPWFIVVPVASCSNAFHMASTTVSTVRGLLSSHACTRRAIQGGGVRALMVNTRVNPPVRPAAPVTSPWSECGRPSGYAPRSLISGTPCCMLHFGVEWESVWYPHVLGRKFGEEIDAACDVIPATLVPAGFKRGGGIRNSSYSLTR, from the coding sequence ATGTCCAGGCCGCCTACGAGTGGTACGAATCGCAACGTCCGGGCCTCGGCAACGAGTTCATCACTGCCGTGGATACCGCCGTCGCATCTATTCTTGCGTTCCCAAAGGCTTACGCCGTGGTTCATCGTGGTGCCCGTCGCGTCTTGCTCGAACGCTTTCCATATGGCCTCTACTACCGTATCGACGGTGCGAGGATTGTTGTCGTCGCATGCATGCACGCGGCGCGCGATCCAAGGCGGTGGCGTTCGCGCCTTGATGGTTAACACGCGCGTCAACCCGCCGGTCCGTCCGGCTGCGCCGGTTACGTCTCCATGGAGCGAGTGCGGGCGGCCCTCGGGTTACGCGCCCCGTTCGCTGATTTCGGGGACACCATGCTGTATGCTTCACTTCGGGGTTGAGTGGGAATCGGTATGGTATCCTCATGTCCTAGGTCGAAAGTTCGGCGAAGAAATAGACGCCGCATGTGATGTCATTCCCGCGACACTTGTCCCTGCAGGCTTTAAGCGGGGAGGGGGAATCCGGAACTCCTCTTACTCTCTTACTCGCTGA
- a CDS encoding conserved protein of unknown function (Evidence 4 : Homologs of previously reported genes of unknown function) — MTVVYIDEDLEDLIPEFLENRRRDIDRMKRLVEEGKHEELTQLGHNLKGSGGGYGFTEISEIGRGIEEAGARGDREAMASLCERLATYLATVTVQVRRPE, encoded by the coding sequence ATGACGGTCGTCTATATTGACGAGGATCTGGAAGATCTGATCCCGGAGTTCCTGGAGAATCGACGCCGGGACATCGATCGGATGAAGCGGTTGGTCGAGGAGGGCAAGCACGAGGAGCTTACGCAATTAGGCCACAACCTGAAAGGATCGGGGGGCGGCTATGGGTTCACGGAGATCAGTGAGATAGGGCGAGGGATCGAGGAGGCCGGCGCACGCGGCGATCGGGAGGCCATGGCGAGCCTGTGCGAGCGGCTGGCAACGTACCTTGCGACGGTAACAGTCCAGGTCCGGCGACCCGAATAG
- a CDS encoding protein of unknown function (Evidence 5 : No homology to any previously reported sequences): MSILGRFLNRLTESEEGAYLAPRERAYEHTRDARTLEPAGAAIVRFAPTFKLEREATQWPDGFWNHFNSANSHYKRGHYRKAKEAYSSARSLLAGYGALDTALLRTYRKLYRGAIDKKRWDEAYQELCELFETLPSGVSDTDRRQFKKVMQVLKKSDPGFSGQPMPLQEQRQTGGEKPSAEVESASGKDIAVQRDETWERPKGEKPLRWQENQLTSGGFLAVHRRYDEQAGGYRSCNIRTYSSHGDIQSEKDWLRSFYRLKISNTGEHLIGYSDDLQMSLSTLSGDILAERSVARVADGNKYHIRCVDLSEGGMHCLFTSATRAYLLDQMLRTLCVWIMPPPPGYQVEHGGQDAGHQRIERAFATLELTGHPTQEEIRAQFRQMVFRYHPDRNPGDTAAQERTKEIIAAYKMVSEEDVAAALEGLGDREYYYQILHETELDIGDTGYSVKLRMSMSGPGDWIYATHMTARAERIYLGCYSGLIYCVDLDGNVLKVYQTDAPIDGIVERGQHLYIWTHTSLYVLGRDKVVSHIDLRGGSLKCFAEWGLIVKKGSSLVLCSADGTWLANVRFQREAHEVVPTSSGLVAYTTKERFRVSLSDAPAASSARS; the protein is encoded by the coding sequence ATGAGCATTCTGGGACGGTTCCTCAATCGACTGACAGAGAGTGAAGAAGGCGCTTACCTTGCGCCCCGGGAACGTGCATACGAGCATACGCGCGATGCGCGCACGCTAGAACCCGCCGGAGCAGCCATCGTCCGTTTTGCACCGACCTTCAAGCTTGAGCGGGAAGCAACGCAGTGGCCTGATGGCTTCTGGAACCACTTCAACTCCGCCAACTCTCACTACAAGCGAGGGCACTATCGCAAAGCCAAAGAGGCCTACTCATCGGCTCGTTCACTGCTTGCCGGCTATGGGGCCCTGGACACCGCCCTGCTCCGGACGTACAGAAAGCTGTACAGGGGCGCCATAGACAAGAAGCGTTGGGACGAAGCCTACCAGGAGCTATGCGAGCTATTCGAGACGCTTCCTTCTGGCGTCTCAGACACGGACAGGCGGCAGTTCAAAAAGGTTATGCAGGTGCTCAAGAAGTCCGATCCGGGCTTCTCGGGGCAACCCATGCCGCTGCAGGAACAGAGGCAAACGGGAGGCGAGAAGCCATCGGCGGAAGTGGAGTCCGCCTCCGGCAAAGACATCGCGGTGCAGCGAGATGAAACGTGGGAGCGACCCAAAGGCGAAAAGCCGCTCAGATGGCAAGAAAACCAGCTCACCTCAGGGGGGTTTCTTGCCGTGCACCGGAGGTATGACGAGCAGGCCGGAGGCTACCGCTCCTGCAATATCAGGACATACTCTTCACATGGAGACATCCAATCCGAGAAAGACTGGCTGCGCAGCTTCTACAGACTGAAGATCAGTAACACCGGAGAGCACCTGATAGGCTATTCTGACGATCTGCAGATGTCACTGTCGACGCTAAGCGGGGACATACTCGCCGAGCGAAGCGTCGCACGCGTCGCCGACGGCAACAAGTACCACATCCGATGCGTTGATCTATCTGAAGGCGGGATGCACTGCCTCTTCACATCCGCGACAAGGGCGTACCTTCTCGATCAAATGCTTCGCACGCTCTGTGTCTGGATAATGCCGCCCCCGCCTGGCTACCAGGTTGAGCACGGTGGCCAGGACGCTGGCCACCAACGTATAGAGAGGGCGTTTGCGACGCTGGAGCTGACAGGCCATCCGACGCAGGAGGAGATCAGAGCGCAGTTCCGGCAGATGGTGTTCCGCTACCATCCGGACCGGAACCCTGGGGACACTGCGGCGCAGGAACGCACCAAGGAGATCATCGCAGCATACAAGATGGTGTCAGAGGAAGACGTCGCTGCTGCCCTTGAGGGCCTGGGTGACAGAGAGTACTACTACCAGATTCTGCATGAGACGGAGCTGGATATAGGTGACACGGGCTACTCTGTGAAGCTCAGAATGTCCATGAGTGGTCCCGGCGATTGGATATATGCAACCCACATGACGGCGCGGGCGGAGAGGATCTATCTCGGCTGCTATTCCGGCTTGATCTACTGCGTTGATCTTGACGGGAACGTCCTCAAAGTCTACCAGACGGATGCCCCGATCGACGGCATCGTGGAGCGAGGACAACATCTATACATATGGACGCACACCAGCCTGTACGTGTTGGGCCGCGACAAGGTCGTTAGCCACATCGATCTTAGGGGAGGCAGCCTCAAGTGTTTCGCAGAATGGGGGCTTATTGTCAAGAAAGGATCCTCCCTTGTTCTGTGCTCAGCAGACGGGACTTGGCTTGCGAATGTCCGTTTCCAAAGGGAGGCCCATGAGGTAGTCCCGACCTCAAGCGGTCTTGTCGCCTACACGACGAAAGAACGGTTTCGCGTCTCGCTGTCGGATGCACCTGCGGCTTCGTCTGCCAGATCGTAG
- a CDS encoding membrane protein of unknown function (Evidence 5 : No homology to any previously reported sequences): MDSRYIAAVSMAFVIAIGFLRTLTAYRGLKKRRDFVSEFSDKFVEFANNPDFDGKLYYWLTHNSVAIQSELGPLGVASYKPPAIDYVIHNYQMIVNLLPELRRKKTENRLFRDGEIHREYATMCLDILVRYLGVIDRWLQEARDELRNPFIWLGQGVQSILLLPAYVLHWFGLLGASALGTLTRNILVKSISFIVAVVGLLSSLVTLLVGWEETARIIGPLWRDAFGP, translated from the coding sequence ATGGACTCTCGCTACATTGCTGCAGTTAGTATGGCGTTCGTAATAGCCATAGGTTTCCTCAGGACGCTCACCGCCTATAGAGGGTTGAAGAAGCGCAGGGACTTTGTATCTGAGTTCTCTGACAAGTTCGTGGAATTTGCCAATAATCCAGATTTCGACGGCAAGCTGTATTATTGGCTGACTCACAACTCGGTTGCCATTCAATCGGAACTTGGTCCCTTGGGTGTTGCATCCTACAAACCGCCGGCAATTGATTACGTGATACACAATTACCAGATGATCGTCAATCTTCTGCCAGAACTGAGAAGAAAGAAGACTGAGAATCGTTTGTTTCGCGATGGGGAAATCCACCGCGAATATGCCACAATGTGCCTGGATATCTTGGTCAGGTATCTGGGTGTAATCGATAGATGGCTACAAGAGGCGAGAGATGAGCTTCGAAACCCGTTTATCTGGCTTGGCCAAGGTGTTCAATCCATTCTGCTTTTGCCCGCCTATGTCCTGCACTGGTTTGGCTTACTTGGTGCATCTGCTCTGGGGACACTGACAAGAAACATCCTTGTCAAAAGCATTTCGTTCATTGTAGCTGTCGTGGGTCTTTTGAGTAGCTTGGTTACACTCCTCGTTGGATGGGAGGAGACGGCAAGAATAATTGGGCCTCTATGGCGCGACGCCTTTGGCCCATAA
- a CDS encoding protein of unknown function (Evidence 5 : No homology to any previously reported sequences): MAIILKERATALTAIVEPSDGKYVIVCPELDLAAEGDTLEAAFEDLIEMAIDYAEQYMEEYDRFSQSPNRAAHAPFIQAIHAMGSKEHVKTLFT, encoded by the coding sequence ATGGCAATAATCCTGAAAGAGCGCGCCACCGCCTTGACGGCTATTGTTGAGCCTTCTGACGGCAAGTACGTCATTGTCTGTCCGGAACTTGATCTGGCCGCAGAAGGGGATACTCTCGAGGCCGCTTTCGAGGATCTCATCGAGATGGCGATTGATTACGCGGAACAGTATATGGAAGAGTACGACCGGTTCAGCCAAAGCCCCAATCGGGCGGCCCATGCTCCCTTTATTCAGGCAATCCATGCAATGGGATCGAAGGAACACGTCAAAACCCTCTTCACCTGA
- a CDS encoding Histidine kinase, with protein sequence MSGRRITLTITSDLHNVPLIGQAIQRLCSLAPLSDIESHQIALCVVEAVNNAIVHAYGRDAEHEVEVIFGHYSDRLIIQICDAGRTMDPKCLAPQAASPLDFDPECLERIPERGLGLAIIRTTMDEVTYTTSHGKNILTLTRFLQSRQSREAPLRE encoded by the coding sequence TTGAGCGGCAGACGGATCACATTGACCATCACCAGCGATCTGCACAATGTGCCGCTTATCGGTCAAGCGATACAGCGGCTCTGCTCGCTTGCCCCGCTCTCCGATATCGAATCGCACCAGATCGCGTTGTGCGTCGTCGAGGCGGTCAATAATGCCATCGTCCATGCCTACGGCAGGGACGCGGAGCATGAGGTGGAGGTCATCTTTGGCCACTATTCGGACCGACTGATCATCCAGATCTGCGACGCGGGAAGGACCATGGACCCGAAGTGCCTCGCGCCCCAGGCCGCTTCGCCGCTCGATTTTGATCCCGAATGCCTGGAGCGAATTCCCGAAAGGGGGTTGGGGCTTGCGATTATCAGGACAACCATGGACGAGGTCACATATACGACATCTCACGGGAAAAATATTCTGACCCTGACGAGGTTTCTTCAATCACGTCAATCCAGAGAAGCGCCACTGAGGGAGTGA
- a CDS encoding Anti-sigma B factor antagonist codes for MQLDQRKAGDALIVTPLEDRLDARVATDFKERMTELIASGNTMIALDLSKVEFIDSSGLGAIVSSLKRMGGRGELVVCGLQETTMTLFKLTRMDRVFQIFDSEQQAVSALGGEKG; via the coding sequence ATGCAGCTTGACCAGCGGAAAGCAGGCGATGCGCTGATTGTGACGCCACTGGAGGATCGACTGGATGCCAGAGTCGCAACTGATTTTAAGGAACGGATGACCGAACTGATCGCTTCGGGCAATACCATGATTGCGCTGGATCTCTCGAAGGTTGAGTTTATCGACAGTAGTGGCTTGGGGGCGATTGTCTCCAGCCTGAAGCGAATGGGAGGACGGGGAGAGCTGGTCGTGTGCGGATTGCAGGAGACAACCATGACCTTGTTCAAGCTGACGAGAATGGATCGCGTCTTTCAGATCTTTGACAGTGAGCAGCAGGCCGTGTCAGCCTTGGGCGGCGAAAAAGGATAA
- the glgP gene encoding Glycogen phosphorylase (Evidence 2a : Function of homologous gene experimentally demonstrated in an other organism; PubMedId : 2645169, 3047129; Product type e : enzyme) — MSIRRLEQDPGSDSGTRRHVALTVSAFQDAIRHHARYSLGNKWERCSDRELFMAVAFAVRDALVDRMLDTEDRYQQLDPKRLHYLSMEFLLGQSLRNNLSNLEMLDPCREALRTMGVDLDEVLEGESEAALGNGGLGRLAACFLDSLATMGMPGYGYGINYEYGLFKQAIDSGYQREKPDNWMARGNPWQIERPDEACIVPVYGRVEHGIDRTGAYNPMWMDWKIIIGVPHDMPIVGHGGTTVNVLRLYSARSSEEFDMQIFNEGDYLKAVEQQIASETISKVLYPADSIEAGRELRLLQEYLLVACALRDIVRRYSKSHDTFDQFASKVAIQLNDTHPALAVAELMRMLVDEHALPWETAWEMTQATLSYTNHTLMPEALEKWPVSLLEAVLPRHLQIIYEINRRFLAQVASMWPRDHERLRRMSLIEEGPQKHVRMVNLALVGSHAVNGVSTLHTQLVRTHLAPDFSQLWPDKFSTKTNGVTPRRWLLQANPLLSDLISNTIGNGWITDLEKLRALEPYTQDADFRQAFIAMRRVNKARLARLIYDADRVVVSPDALFDVHVKRIHEYKRQLLNIMQIVHQYLCIIQDGQEPPVPRVYIFAGKAAPGYWTAKQIIKLVTSVGQVINNDPRVKGLITVVFLPDYRVSLAEQIVPAADVNQQISMAGTEASGTGSMKFAMNGAVIVGTYDGANIEIMQEVGEENIFLFGLQVDAVRQIRERGSYHPRDYYHRNPHIRRLMDAFGSNLFCPNQPGLFRWINEQVLDRGDPYLHLADLESYIDTQNRVTQAFKDPVGWASKAIFNVARIGKFSSDRAIAEYAREIWNIQPVR, encoded by the coding sequence ATGTCGATCAGGAGACTTGAGCAGGATCCGGGGTCCGACTCCGGAACGCGTCGTCATGTGGCCCTCACGGTATCCGCCTTCCAGGACGCAATCCGCCATCATGCCCGGTATTCATTGGGAAACAAATGGGAGCGCTGTTCCGACCGCGAGCTGTTTATGGCCGTGGCGTTCGCGGTGCGAGACGCCCTCGTCGACCGGATGCTGGACACCGAGGACCGATATCAACAGCTCGATCCTAAGCGCCTGCATTATCTCTCCATGGAGTTTCTCCTCGGACAGTCCTTGAGAAATAACCTGAGTAATCTGGAGATGCTCGATCCTTGCCGGGAGGCGCTCCGGACGATGGGCGTCGATCTCGATGAGGTGCTGGAAGGCGAATCTGAAGCCGCGCTGGGCAATGGCGGCCTCGGCCGCCTGGCGGCCTGTTTTCTGGACTCGCTCGCCACGATGGGTATGCCGGGATACGGATACGGTATTAACTATGAGTATGGCCTGTTCAAGCAGGCCATTGACAGTGGGTATCAGAGAGAAAAACCGGACAACTGGATGGCCCGCGGCAACCCCTGGCAGATCGAGCGCCCCGATGAGGCCTGTATCGTACCAGTATACGGTCGCGTCGAACATGGCATTGATCGCACCGGCGCGTACAATCCCATGTGGATGGATTGGAAGATCATTATCGGTGTCCCGCACGATATGCCGATTGTCGGGCACGGCGGGACTACGGTCAATGTGCTGCGTTTGTACTCGGCACGATCCTCCGAGGAATTCGATATGCAGATCTTCAATGAGGGGGACTATTTGAAGGCGGTTGAGCAGCAGATCGCCTCGGAGACCATCTCGAAGGTCCTCTACCCCGCCGACTCGATCGAAGCGGGTCGGGAACTGCGACTGCTCCAGGAATACCTCCTCGTGGCATGCGCCCTCCGGGATATTGTCCGCCGGTATAGCAAGAGTCATGACACGTTTGACCAGTTCGCCTCCAAGGTCGCCATTCAGCTCAACGACACCCATCCGGCCCTGGCCGTTGCGGAATTAATGCGGATGCTGGTTGACGAACATGCCCTGCCCTGGGAGACCGCCTGGGAGATGACGCAGGCGACGTTATCGTATACCAACCATACCCTGATGCCGGAAGCGCTGGAGAAATGGCCGGTCTCGCTGCTCGAGGCCGTCCTGCCGCGACATCTCCAGATCATTTACGAGATCAACCGCCGCTTCCTGGCGCAGGTGGCCTCCATGTGGCCGCGCGACCACGAGCGATTGCGACGCATGTCCCTGATTGAGGAGGGGCCGCAGAAGCACGTGCGCATGGTCAATCTCGCGCTTGTCGGCAGCCATGCCGTCAACGGCGTATCGACGCTCCACACTCAACTGGTGAGAACCCATTTGGCGCCTGATTTCTCTCAACTGTGGCCGGACAAATTCAGCACCAAAACGAACGGCGTGACACCGCGACGCTGGCTGCTTCAAGCCAATCCGCTGTTGTCCGATCTCATCAGCAACACCATCGGCAACGGATGGATCACCGACCTTGAGAAGCTGCGAGCGCTGGAACCGTATACTCAGGATGCGGATTTCCGACAGGCGTTTATCGCGATGAGGCGGGTGAATAAGGCGCGACTGGCACGACTCATCTACGACGCCGATCGGGTCGTCGTCAGTCCGGATGCGTTGTTCGATGTGCACGTCAAACGGATTCACGAGTACAAACGGCAACTGCTCAATATCATGCAGATCGTCCACCAGTATCTGTGCATCATTCAAGACGGGCAGGAACCGCCTGTGCCTCGCGTGTACATCTTTGCCGGTAAAGCGGCGCCGGGATATTGGACGGCGAAGCAGATCATTAAATTGGTCACCAGTGTGGGCCAGGTGATCAATAACGATCCCCGGGTGAAGGGGCTGATCACGGTGGTCTTTCTTCCCGACTACCGCGTCTCCCTGGCGGAACAGATCGTTCCGGCTGCGGATGTCAACCAGCAGATCTCAATGGCCGGCACGGAGGCCTCAGGGACCGGCAGCATGAAGTTCGCGATGAATGGCGCCGTCATCGTCGGCACCTATGATGGGGCCAATATCGAGATCATGCAAGAGGTGGGCGAGGAGAATATCTTTCTCTTCGGATTGCAGGTCGACGCGGTCAGGCAGATACGGGAGCGAGGGTCCTATCATCCTCGAGACTATTATCATCGTAATCCCCACATACGACGTCTCATGGACGCATTCGGATCCAATCTGTTCTGTCCGAACCAGCCTGGCCTGTTCCGCTGGATCAATGAACAGGTACTGGATCGCGGGGATCCTTACCTGCATCTGGCCGATCTGGAATCGTATATCGACACTCAGAACCGGGTTACTCAGGCCTTCAAAGACCCGGTGGGCTGGGCATCCAAGGCGATCTTCAACGTTGCCCGTATCGGCAAATTCTCCAGCGACCGCGCCATCGCCGAATACGCCCGCGAGATCTGGAACATCCAGCCCGTTCGCTAG
- a CDS encoding conserved protein of unknown function (Evidence 4 : Homologs of previously reported genes of unknown function) produces the protein MPSTYADFRSVLHKAGFLLVRSKKHETWRKILTDGTILQVRVSHQHGRDIPTALFHRMLRQANLTDAEFTKLLKS, from the coding sequence ATGCCATCGACCTATGCTGATTTCCGAAGCGTACTGCATAAGGCTGGATTTCTGTTAGTTCGATCGAAGAAGCACGAAACCTGGCGGAAGATCCTCACGGATGGAACGATTCTCCAAGTGCGAGTAAGCCATCAGCATGGTCGAGACATCCCGACCGCCCTGTTCCACCGCATGCTCCGACAAGCCAATCTCACTGACGCTGAATTTACCAAGCTCCTGAAATCGTAA
- a CDS encoding conserved protein of unknown function (Evidence 4 : Homologs of previously reported genes of unknown function): MYFQDAEGKPLAEHLINTAKKQQGDAIRDLIQQKCDEINAQIEALGEIHVDTPNPNVKLQYQPQEFPESPPTKPGPKKPGLMGMFFKSGRERIERENQARERQFEEDLEKWRAAKYQFDEAEEHRKDVIERGIYTNVEMMENFLEENLQSIVWPRETILSTEILDNGKRVFVDVDLPELEGMPSKTASAPQRGYKLSVKEMSATQIQRLYMRHVHGIGFRIIGETFGALPNAQEVVLSAYSQRPDRTTGHVTDEYLYSVRVTRASWSRINFDNLQNLDVVDALTQFDLKRNMTKTGAFKPIEPFTPNAQKIEQA; encoded by the coding sequence GTGTATTTCCAGGACGCAGAAGGAAAGCCGCTCGCAGAACATTTGATCAATACAGCAAAAAAGCAACAAGGTGACGCAATACGAGATCTTATTCAACAGAAATGTGATGAGATAAATGCACAAATCGAAGCGCTTGGGGAAATTCACGTCGATACTCCGAACCCCAATGTAAAGCTCCAATATCAACCACAGGAGTTTCCAGAATCTCCGCCCACAAAACCGGGTCCAAAAAAACCTGGGCTAATGGGCATGTTCTTCAAGTCCGGACGAGAAAGAATAGAAAGAGAAAACCAAGCGAGAGAGCGTCAATTCGAGGAGGACCTTGAAAAATGGCGAGCGGCTAAATACCAGTTCGATGAAGCCGAGGAACATCGTAAGGATGTGATCGAACGAGGCATCTACACCAATGTGGAGATGATGGAAAACTTCTTGGAAGAGAACTTACAGAGCATTGTTTGGCCGCGTGAGACAATTTTATCAACAGAGATTCTTGATAACGGAAAAAGGGTGTTCGTCGATGTCGATCTCCCGGAGTTAGAAGGTATGCCGAGCAAAACAGCTTCGGCCCCCCAGCGAGGCTACAAGCTATCCGTAAAGGAAATGTCAGCCACACAGATTCAACGACTGTACATGCGTCATGTACACGGAATCGGATTCAGAATTATAGGGGAAACCTTTGGTGCTTTACCCAACGCACAAGAAGTGGTGCTCTCCGCATATTCGCAACGTCCAGATCGAACAACTGGCCATGTAACGGATGAGTATCTTTATTCGGTGCGAGTAACCAGGGCTTCATGGTCTCGCATAAATTTTGACAATCTGCAGAACTTGGATGTTGTAGATGCTCTTACGCAGTTTGACTTGAAGAGAAACATGACAAAGACGGGGGCCTTCAAACCCATCGAACCATTCACCCCGAATGCACAGAAAATCGAACAGGCCTAA
- a CDS encoding protein of unknown function (Evidence 5 : No homology to any previously reported sequences), whose translation MRFLRIAYPGAYSHAMNRGLADQDAFTNRFDGRLAERSMSPCGGRSFVGEGVGTVRRECERGADRRYDFRSLVNSASVRLACRSMRWNRAVGMSRPC comes from the coding sequence TTGCGATTCCTTCGCATTGCATACCCCGGCGCCTACTCTCATGCCATGAACCGCGGCTTGGCCGACCAGGATGCGTTCACGAATCGATTCGACGGCAGGCTAGCCGAGCGCTCGATGTCTCCTTGTGGGGGACGATCTTTTGTAGGGGAAGGCGTTGGGACGGTGCGAAGAGAGTGTGAAAGAGGCGCGGATCGCCGTTACGATTTCAGGAGCTTGGTAAATTCAGCGTCAGTGAGATTGGCTTGTCGGAGCATGCGGTGGAACAGGGCGGTCGGGATGTCTCGACCATGCTGA